The sequence below is a genomic window from Lolium perenne isolate Kyuss_39 chromosome 4, Kyuss_2.0, whole genome shotgun sequence.
CTTGCATttcatgaagaagaagaaagtCAGGAATAGAGCTTTTGGAGCTCTAAAGTTGGACATGATGAAAGCCTATAATAGGGTGGAGTGGGTTTATTTGGAATCCATTATGAAACGTTTAGGCTTCCGGCAAAACTGGATAGATTCAGTTATGAGGGGAGTTCGGTCAGTCTCTTTTTCAGTCTTATTTAATGGAGAGAAGACAGAATTTTTTCAACCCTCAAGAGGTATTCGTCAAGGAGACCCGCTGTCTCCTTATCTGTTCTTGCTTGCTGCAGAGGGACTGTCGTGTTTGCTTCAACACAGAGGTAGCACAGGCCGACTAGAGGGACTCAAGGTGGCGAATTCGGCGCCATCTATAAATCATCTGTTATTCGCGGACGATAGTCTCCTTTTCTTTAAAGCAAGTTCAGAAGGTGCTAACGACGTGGCATCAACCTTAGAAGCTTACTGCCAAGCTTCGGGGCAGCGTATAAACAGGGACAAATCTTCCATTTTTTTCAGCAAAGGTTGTCCTAATGCGGTGAGAGAAAATTGCAAGGTTATTCTTGAGGTCATGAATGAATCTCTAAATGAGAGATACTTGGGTATGCCTTCAGATGTTGGGCGATCAAGAAGTGGGGCTTTTAAATACTTGAAAGACCGCATTTGGAAGAAAGTACAGGGATGGATCGAGCAATGCCTATCGGTCGGAGGGAAGGAGGTACTTATTAAGTCTGTCGTTCAATCAATCCCAACCTTTTCGATGTCTTGTTTCAAATTGCCCAGAGGCCTATGTGAACACATCAATGCTATCATCAGAAAGTTTTGGTGGGGAAGCAAAGATGGGGCCCGAAAACCTGCATGGGTTTCATGGGACGTTATGACACAACCAAAAAATTGTGGAGGTATGGGTTTTAAGGATATAGAACTGTTTAATCTTTCGCTCCTTGCTCGTCAAGCGTGGAGAATTCTGACTACACCAGAGAGTCTCAGTGCAAAGGTTCTAAAAGCAATCTACTTTCCTGAAGGTGATCTTCTGTCAGCTTCTCTTGGAGGCTCCCCATCACAGGTTTGGAGGGCTGTGCATGAGGGCGTTGGTATCCTACGTCAAGGCCTGATCCGGTGTATTGGTGATGGACAACTGACAAAAATCTGGGAGCATAATTGGATACCACATGAGGAATGGCTCAGACCTTACTCCGTAAGAAAGACAAACTCTCCTATAAAAGTTTCGGAGCTCATTGATCATACCTCGGCTTCGTGGGATCAAGCAAAGTTACAAGCCCATTTCCTGCCGATGGATATTCAGTATATTCAGGCGATTCCTTTGAGTTCGATACCTTTTGATGATGAATGGGCATGGTTTTTTGAGAAGAGTGGGAGTTTCACTGTTAGATCGGCCTATCGTATGATCAACTCGATAAAAAGGAGGAGAGAGATGTGGTTGGATCATCAAGCGGGTATCTCCAATAttcaggaagaagaaggggcatgGACTAAACTGTGGCAGTTGAAAGTGCCATCAAAAATTAAAGTTTTCCTATGGAGGTTGGCACGCCACTCTATTCCAATGGCTGATGTTCTACATAAGCGCAACATGTCCACCACAGTTGGTTGTCAGCTCTGTCATGCGACCACTGATTCTTGGCGTCATTCCTTATTGAGTTGCACTTTGGCTAGAAGTGTATGGGCACTCATGGATGAGGGTCTTGTGGAGCATATCTCAGTAAACGAAATACCTGATGCAAAGCAATGGCTCTTCATGTTGAATGAATCCATGAGTCATGAGGATTTCACCACTGTTGTTGTGAGCCTGTGGGCGATCTGGACAGCTAGAAGAAAGGCTCTCCATGAAGAATTGTTTCAAAGTCCTATGACTACCTTTGGTTTCATTCAATCTTATCTCAAAGATCTTCAGCTGATACCAGCAAAGGTGGAAAGTAAGGTGGAGGCAAGTAGAAGCACTTCATCAACCAAAATGATACGACCACCTCCATCCTTTATGAAGATTAATGTTGATGCTGCTGTCTTGCGTACTGGAACAAGGGGATCAGTGAGTGCTTTGTGTAGAAGCGAGCAGGGTGTTTTTGTTGGTGCTTCAACTAGGGTGATTGACGGGGTTTTTGACCCTGCGATCCTGGAGGCGATGGCGTGTGCTGAAGGTTTGTCACTGGCTCAAGATCTACAACTGCAGCGTATTTGTCTAGCTTCAGACTGTCTAGAAGTGGTGCAGAGTGTGATGGCTTCATCTATGGGAAAGTACGGTATAATTATAAAGGAGATCAAGGCAAGGAAAGCGGCTTTCGATGAGGTACAAATTTGTCACGAAGGTAGAAAGAATAATACAGAGGCGCACATGCTTGCTCGCAATGCTGTTTCTGATGTTGTGGGGCGCCGTCTGTGGCTTTTGAATCCCCCTGATCATGTACCTCATACTATTTCTTTCGATGAATAAAGCCGTTTTAaaccctcaaaaaaaaaacatgctTGCTCGCAATGCTGTTTCTGATGTTGTGGGGCGCCGTCTGTGGCTTTTGAATCCCCCTGATCATGTACCTCATACTATTTCTTTCGATGAATAAAGCCGTTTTaaaccctcaaaaaaaaaaagagaagccgCGTGGAAAGGAGGGGCAGAGCAGCTCCGTTCGAGGAGCAGGGGGTGGCAATGGGGAGTGCTGGCGGTGCTCTCTTATGACCTCCCAGCTCCCACTCGACGCACCCTCCTCTGCGTGTCCCAACAACGAGACCAAGCAAGCTAATATTCTGTGACGATTATTGTAAACATTTAAGTGCCAACTAAAGCCTAGTACTCTCTCCATTCCAACAAAAATATCTCAACTTTATCAAAATTTATAAGTGATATTCAAATTTTAATAAAGTTAAGATACTTTTGATGGGATGAAGAGATTATTTACAGCGGATGATTGATTCATCGTTCATAATCTAGCATACACTCTGGTAGCCTTTCTGTTAAGATATTTGTTAGCACACGCACTTTAGAGTTCTCCTCCAAGATATTATGGTTATAAAATGGACCATAAAACTATTATTCGCCTAAGACATAGAGTAACATGTCGAGTAACTTGGCTTTCTATTTTTTGTAGTATAATTACGGACTCGATTTAGCGAAATGTATTATAAGAGGCGATGTCACATCTGACACTAGTTTCAGAGTGAATTCCACGATTTACATCTCAGTTGTGACTTGTGACACATGTTACCCCGTTTAAAAGTGAATTTCACTTTTTAGCCTCAATTGCTTATAAAAGGCAATGCCAAACAATGAATAACGCAATTTTGGTGGACTTTATTTGTAGGATGGACATTAGACATGTATTAAAAATATCTTGATATCTAATGGTAGTTTTATGTGGTTAACTTTTTAAGTGTAATAAAAAACTATATATGATGACTTCAAAAAATCAAACACCTTCTCCAAAGAATAGGTGATCTCTACTAAGATCACGAGCAAACAAAAACATAGATTAATAGGAGGAGATGAACAAAAGCAAAATCAAAATATATATGCAAAGTTAACACAACAAAACAAAATGAAATCACATCGGCCAAATTCAAATAGTACGAGAAAAAAACAATATTGTTTGGATTTAGCGAGGATGCTCGATCGAGAGACAGATGGCGAGAGGATTGTGATAGAGAATGGTGATTGCATTTTTCATGTTGTCGACCTGCCGCATTAAATGTCACTCGAGCTCATGGGATTTGCACACTCATTATTTCTTTATTGGCAGCAGTTCTCTCTATGTTAAATACGAATTAGTATTATATATTTTAGAAGAATCCCAGACCGTGGAGGTCCAAACCACCGTCTAGACGTCCGGTGGCATCACCTCCGTGAGAAGCCAAAGGTGCCATGCAGTGCCACCTTGCCTACAATGATGGGTATAACCCCACAGGTCTGCCCAGGCCTAGATTGGCCTCAAACGAGCCTAGAACTCTCGTCCATAGATAAGGGAGCACCAGCACTTCGTATGTTGTGTTTCCATCTCCGTCGTTGTCGAATAGAGTTGCGCTACATGCCGTCACCTGAGAGGAGAGACCCTACTGCCATGATCCTCACATGGGCTTTGAGCCCCGGTGTGTGAGGGAGACACTGGGAAAGGAAAATGGTGCCGCGCTTTGGTTGCCTCTGGTGTCCCCTTGGTTAGGTGACGCGGCCCATTTTCCCGATTGGGTCTTGTTTCGTTCGTTTCATTCCATCTAGATAATATTCGTGGTATGCTTCACCACATGAACTACTCCGCCTCTTTCTCCTCCAGCCAAAGTCATGAGGAGTCGAGGACCGGTACTAAACCATTATAGTCTAGAATCAAGAGTCCAAACACTCATTCACTCACTCGAGGAAGTAATGTGTACTTGAGCATTGAATTCAAGATGTTAATCACGTCTATATGTAGCAGTATTTTCGGGGGAGAAAatagtactacctctgtccacAAAAAAATATCTTAAATTTGTCTAAAGACATCCTTTTCCGATTGAAGAGAGTAGC
It includes:
- the LOC139830362 gene encoding uncharacterized protein codes for the protein MDEGLVEHISVNEIPDAKQWLFMLNESMSHEDFTTVVVSLWAIWTARRKALHEELFQSPMTTFGFIQSYLKDLQLIPAKVESKVEASRSTSSTKMIRPPPSFMKINVDAAVLRTGTRGSVSALCRSEQGVFVGASTRVIDGVFDPAILEAMACAEGLSLAQDLQLQRICLASDCLEVVQSVMASSMGKYGIIIKEIKARKAAFDEVQICHEGRKNNTEAHMLARNAVSDVVGRRLWLLNPPDHVPHTISFDE